In the genome of Planococcus donghaensis, the window GCACTTGCCTTGATTCCAGCTGTTTTATGGTCGACTAAAAAGCCGCTTACTTAGGTAAATAAAAAAGTGCGCAGTTCAATATTGAACTGCGCACTTTTTAGGTTACTACGGGTTTGTTGACCAAAGTCCAGCTGATTTCACTAAAACACGTGGATGAAGTTTTAACTGAGCCACCATCATTTCAGCTAAATCTTCTGGCTGCATTACTTTGTCCGGATTGCCATCTGTTAAGTTTTCACCAATCGCTAAGTCAGTTGCAACAGTACTTGGGGTTAAAGCACTAACTCGGATATTGTGTTTTCTTACTTCGAGCATTAACGATTCTGTTAATCCCATTAATCCGAATTTTGAAGCGCTATATGCACTTGTTACCGGTGCACCTTTTTGGCCAGCTGTTGAAGAGATATTAATAATATCACCTGATTGGCGCTCAATCATTTGCGGCAATACAGCGCGTGTTACGTAATAAACACCCATCAAGTTGGTATCGATAATGGCTTTGAATTCTTCGGGTGATAAATCAAGGAAGTTGCCGAATTTACCAATACCTGCATTATTGATCAATATATCA includes:
- a CDS encoding 3-ketoacyl-ACP reductase, which translates into the protein MQNLTGKNALITGAGRGIGRSTAIAFAAEGINVGLVGRTAENLEKVVAELEQYGVKTVFAVADVADQNSVNAAVEHVLSELGSIDILINNAGIGKFGNFLDLSPEEFKAIIDTNLMGVYYVTRAVLPQMIERQSGDIINISSTAGQKGAPVTSAYSASKFGLMGLTESLMLEVRKHNIRVSALTPSTVATDLAIGENLTDGNPDKVMQPEDLAEMMVAQLKLHPRVLVKSAGLWSTNP